TTTAAAAATTAATTGAGGCCGTTTTTAAAAATATCGACCGTAACATGAGTTATATCAGCGATTATTAAAATATATCGGCGCAACTCAGATTATATCAGCGATTCTCACAATATATCGGCGTAACTCAGATTATATCAGCGGTTTTCACAATATATCGGCGTAACTCAGATTATATCAGCGGTTTTCACAATATATCGATTTACCGACAATAATTGCTAAAACTAGCACCTTATATAATGAGAAAAGGCTGTTCCAACATATGGACAGCCTTTTCCTCTACTTCTTTACTTTTCTAACTCGCCCTCTTATTTCTCCTCTTTTTTGTGATTTCGTATGGACATTAACATATACATTTGCTTGAATAATTTCTTGAAGTAAATGCACAAATGATTTCCCTTGTAAAGGTCCCTCAAAATCCTCTACATTCACTACACCAGTAATACTTCCCTCGTTCAAGCTAATCCCTTGCTCCAGTGGACCATACAAATAGAAAACAACAGGACCAATTTGAGTAGACTTCCCTAAATGAATTTGACATGATGTAACCTTTTCTATATTTTTTAGTATTACTCTGTAATGCAATTTCGTTAAATCATCACTAAAAATAAACTCTGCTACCCCAAAAGCTTCTGTATTTACAGGAGGCACTTCCCTCTTACCTGTTAACCTGGCAAAGAAATGTGTTGTCATAAGGCATTCTCCTTATATAAATTTCCCAGCACTACTTCTACTACTTTATGGTTTAGACATAATCATTTATGACTTTTTCAATTTTAATTACAAAGAAAAGATTCACAAAATCTTTACATTAAAATCGTTCCTATAGATTGAACGTCTCTTGTATAATGCACATAGAAAAACATTATAGGAGGTTATTTTGAAAAAAAACAAACACACCTTTCACACATTATTAGAGATTTTTCTCGTCTCATTTAAATTAGGACTTACTTCATTCGGCGGTCCTGTCGCTCATCTCGGCTATTTCCACCACGAATACGTGCAAAAAAGAAAATGGATGAATGAACGAAGCTATGGAGATTTAGTAGCATTATGTCAATTCCTTCCTGGTCCTGCCAGCAGTCAAGTCGGTATGGGCGTTGGATTATTAAGGGGCGGGCTTTTAGGAGCTATTATTTCATGGATTGGATTCACTTTACCGTCTGTACTTATTTTGGTTTTCTTCGCCTCATTCCTTAATCAGTTCGATCTTGGAAGTGCTGGCTGGATTCATGGACTAAAACTTGTAGCAGTCGCTATTGTCGCTCATGCCATATGGGGAATGGCGCAAAAGTTAACTCCAGATCGCAACCGTGCAACAATTGCGATCGTAACTGCCGCAATCGCCTTATTATGGCCAAGTAGTTGGACACAAGTCATCCTCATTATAATATGTGGCTTTATCGGCTGGTTTTTATATCGCAACCAACCAATTAGCCAATCTCAAAATATAAAAGTACCTATTTCAAAAAAAATAGCAGTTTCTTGTCTCGTCTTATTCTTTGGACTATTACTACTGCTACCAATATTAAGACCGTTCTCTTATTACATCGCTTTATTTGACAGTTTCTATCGCTCTGGCGCACTTGTATTTGGAGGAGGACACGTCGTGCTGCCCCTTCTTGAAGGTGAGTTCGTACAAAACGGAATGATGACGAAAGAACAGTTCCTAGCTGGATACGGATTAACACAAGCAGTACCAGGACCACTATTTACATTCGCCTCTTATATAGGAGCAGTGTTAAACGGGACGCTTGGGGCAATACTCGCAACAATTGCGATTTTCCTCCCTGCTTTCTTACTCGTTATTGGTGTTTTACCATTTTGGAACAGTGTAAGAAAAATATCTTTCATACAAGGCGCACTACTTGGAGTCAATGCCGCTGTTGTCGGTATTTTAATTGCCGCTTTTTATGACCCTATTTGGACAAGCACAATTATGAACGCTGTAGATTTTGTTTTTGCGTCTCTTCTATTTTGCTTGCTCGCTTTTTGGAAAACACCACCTTGGGTTATCGTTATACTTGGAGCCTTTGGCGGATATGTTCTGTCCATTTTATAAATAGAAAAAACGACGGCTATACCATGCCGTCGTTTTTTCTATTAAAACTTTACAAGCTCTATTCCTTCTGGCAACTCACTCTCTGTTAAAATACGCAATTCCTTCACACGATCCATTACGTAAGAAGAACGCTTCACAAGCTCTGGATCAATATAAGCTGGATGAACCATAATTTCTACCGTTTGTTCACCTTGTACTCTTTCTTTTAACTTCACAAAGTAATCTTCCGTCACACCATCTGCGTAAAAGTCACTGTAAAACACATCAGAAAATGGATGCACCGCTCTATCTTCCTCACAACGACGAATTGGAACATTATATGTAGCCGCTAATCTCTCAAGAACATCGTGTAAGATCGGTAATCCGTGTACATGATGATGACTATCTAAATGAGTTGGTGTTAATCCGTAAGATAAAAACTTCTCAATTTGAGCAGTCCATTCTCTCTCAACTTCTTCTGGATTTATATTCCCTTCCCTTACAACACTTTGTTTATGAAACGACCCGTTTGCCCCTACGAGTGACGGTACATCCTTTAACAGTGGTTCCCCTGCTGTTAATACGAGATGTACGCCTACTCCGAGTAGGTTGTACTCTTTCGCTAAGCGTACCGCATGCTCTGTTCCTGGCATATTCATCATCATCGTCGTTGAATTTACAAGTCCATTTATATGTCCATCAATAATGCCATAATTTGTACCTTCTGTAAGACCGAAATCATCTGCATTTACAATTAACTTAATCATCATAATACCTCCTAATAAAGTGAAACTTTAATCAGTGGGGGGTTTTCTCCCCCCACTGATTATTAGTTGAACCAATCGGACTTTTATGGGCAGTTGATCCCCCACCTAATTTCTTTGTTTTCGCTGAATTTTGAGGTAGTGGTCTTACTGCCCATTAAAGTGGGATAGAATAAAAAAAGCGGGCTAAATAGCGCCGCTTTATTTCTCTACCTTTTTAAAGAATTGCGGAAGATACTCTTTATGTGCTTCCAACATTTCATCTAAAATTTGTTTTGCAACTTTATCTGATGGTACAAGTGGATTGATTGTCATAGCAAGCAGCGCCTTATGATAATCCCCTGTAACAGCAGCTTCAATTGTTGTGCGCTCGAATGATTTAATTTGTTGTACTAAACCGCGAACTGGTACTGGAAGATCTCCAACTGCAATTGGTTTTGGGCCTTCTTTCATAATAATACAGTTCACTTCAACAGCTGAATCATGTGGTAAGCTTGCAATTGTTCCGTTGTTTCGTGTATTAACAGGCTGGATATCACCTTTATTATTGTAGATAGACGTAATTAAGCTACATGCTGCATCACTATAATAAGCTCCGCCACGTTTTTCTAATTGTGGTGGTTTAATATCTAAGTTCGGGTCTTTATATAACTCGAATAAATCATTTTCTAATTGTTTTACTACTTCTGCACGTGTACCTTTTTCAATTGAAGCTTCTTTCTCTTCTTCTAACATTTCACGTGTTTTGTAGTAGTAACGATGGTATGGACATGGAATTGCACGAAGGCCACGAATAAAGTCTGGTTCCCAGTTAAGCGCTGCGATATTTTCCATCGTAATTTGCTTTTCTGGATCTGTCACAAGCTCTAACACACGATCCATTACACTTACGCCATCTAAGTATACATCTAGTCCGTATACCATATGATTTAAACCTGCGAAATCAACGTGAACACGACTCGCATCTACTTCAAGTAACTTTGCAAGACCCATACGGATTCCGATTGGAACGTTACATAGACCAACTACTCTTTGAATATTTGTATAACGAAGAACAGCTTCTGTTACCATACCAGCTGGGTTTGCAAAGTTAATTAACCATGCATTCGGACAAAGCTCCTCCATATCCTTACAAATATCTAAAATAACAGGAATCGTTCTCAGCGCTTTGAATAAACCACCAGGACCATTCGTTTCCTGACCGATTACATCATATTTTAATGGGATTGCTTCATCTTTTGCACGTGCTTCTAATAAACCAACACGAAGCTGCGTCGTTACGAAATCAGCATCCTTTAATGCCTCGCGGCGATCAAGCGTTAAATGTACCTCGATTGGTAAACCAGATTTTTTTACCATACGTTTCGCTAAGTTACCAACGATTTCTAACTTTTCTTTTCCTACCTCAATATCTACTAACCAAATTTCACGAACAGGAAGCTCATCATAACGCTTAATAAATCCTTCAATTAACTCTGGTGTATAACTAGATCCACCGCCGATTGTAGCAATTTTAATTCCAGTCATGCTTTATTCCCCTTTCGCTTCTAACTTTTTATAAAGATCGATAAACTCTGCCGCTAATTCTTTTACTGTAATCGCATTCATTAAATGATCTTGTGCGTGAATTAAGAGAACACTAACCGCTGTTTTTTCTCCTCTTGCTTCTGATTGTATGAGCTCTGTTTGGAAATGATGCGCTTCATTGATCGCTTCTTTCGCCTTTACCATCGCTTCATCAGCCTCTGCCATTTTCCCCTGTTTGGCAAATTGAATTGCCTCCATTGCAAAGCTGCGTGCGTTACCACTATTTAAAATCAATTGGAATGGAATTTGTTCTGCTGTAGTCATCATAATTACCGTCCTCTCTATAAGGTTCAACCGATTGAAATACCCCTTCAGTTTGAACATTTCTATTAAATTATTATTTTATGAATGATAGTTTGGTGTTCTTGTAGATGAGTATCATCTTTTTGAACATGATATAAAGGTAATTGTTCTCACAGATTATGTTGTCTGTGAGAACAATTATTATGTTACATAGGTACAGAGTTGTTATTTCCTTGAGCTGCTTTCTCAGTACGGATAACTGAACGATCGCATGCGACAACGAATGGGAAGTAAATCGCCATTGCAACAACAAAGTTGAATAATTGTAAAATCGCACCAGAAGGATGTAAACCTGTTACAAGATACCCACTAATAATTGGTGGAACGTTCCATGGAACCATCGCTACTGTTTTTGGTACCCATCCTAAGTAAATTGCTGTATAAGATGTAATAACTAACACAACAGGTGTTAATACGAACGGGATGAATAAAATTGGATTTAATACGATTGGTGTACCAAAGATTACTGGTTCGTTAATGTTAAATGCACCAGGTCCAATTGATAGACGAGATACACCGCGTAATTGTGCACTTTTCGCTACAATTAATACAACTACTAAGAATGCTAATGTTGCACCAGAACCACCAAGATATACGAAAGTATCAAAGAATGGTTTTGTAACAATGTTTGGAACATCAAATGCAGATGTACCATCTTGGAATAACTTAATATTTTTCTCTAATGCTGGTAAATAAAGTGGCTCAATAATACCACCAACAATATTTGGACCATGTAAACCGAAGAACCAAAGTACATGTACTAATAACGCAATAAAGATTGCACTTGGTAACGTACCCGCTAACCCTTGTAATGGAACTTGTAATGTATTAAAGATATACTCATGAACACTTGTACCTGCTAGTTTTACTGCTAATTGAATACCTGCTACACCTGTTAAAATTACAAATGCCGGAACTAATGCAGCGAAAGATTTCATTACTGCTGGTGGTACACCGTCAGGCATTTTAATTGTAATGTTTCTTTGAACAAAGAAGCGGAATATCTCCGTTACGAGTATGGAGACAATAAGTGAAACGAACAAACCCTGTGCGCCTGTCCAAAGCATATTTATTCCAGCTTCTTTTGGTGTTGTTGGTGTAAGAATAATTAATGCACCAAACGAAATAATACCTGCTGACAATCCATCAACACCATAAGATTTTGCTAGGTTATAACTTATGGTAACCGCCACCATCAGAGCTAATACCCCGAAGGACCCTGTCCACATACCAGCACCAATTTGTGTCCAAGTTTCACCGAATAAATCTTTCATAAAACCTTGGAATGCTGGAATTGGTAAACCATTAACTAGTACTGCCATCGAACCAACTAAAATAAGTGGCATAACTGCAATAAATCCATCTCGGATCGCAGCTAAGTGACGTTGCGATCCGATTTTACCAGCAATCGGAACCATGTACTTCTCCATAAATGCAATAAACTTTTGCATTTTACTTCCCCCCTAATTATTTTTTAAGTGTTAATGCGTGATCTAAAACTGCTTCTCCATTCATCATGCCGTAGTGCATTGGATTGATAACGTCGATTCCAACGTTTTTCTCGTCAGCAAGCGTTTTCATTGAAGAGAGCATGTAACGAACTTGTGGTCCTAGTAATAACACATCTGCTTGGTCGATATTGTTTTTTACTGCATCCCCAGATACAGCCCAAATCTTTCCTTCTAAACCGCGAGCTTTTGCAGCCGCTTCCATTTTTGTAACTAGTAAACTTGTAGACATCCCTGCTGAGCAACATAATAAAATATTCATTTGAAAATCCCCCTTGTGTAGTATAAAAAATTTATGTTTTATTTATTTTTCTTTACGCTATTTATTAATGCAATTAGCGTGCCAACTTTTTAAAAGCACTAAAATCAGTGCTTTTTCGAGCATTTTCTTTGTGTGTTAACGCTTTCAATTAGTGTGTCGTCTAAAAAACACACAGTGTGTTATAAAACAACACGCTTTTAACACATAACTGTATGAAAATAGATTAGTGTTTAGTTGTCTAGTTGTGTTTAAAACAAAAAAACACTAAAAAAATTTTTTTAGCGTGAAACTCTATTAAAAAAACTCCTCTATCTATTGTCCAAGCAAACTCTACTAAATTACATAGAATAGAATAAAATAACACAATTCGAAAGGGGATTCCTATGCCAAAACATAGAAAACAAAGCAAAATAAAGATTTATAGAATAACAAGCTATAAAAAAGACAAGCGTTCTGAATTAGACTCTGACAAATTTGAACTTGAACAGCAGGAGGTAGAAGATAAGCAGGACAAGCAAGTACAATCGGAAAATGTAGTCATAGTACCCACAGATTCACACAACTTAGATATATGGGATGAAATTTCTCTAAAGGAAATACAAGCTGGTGAACATACAAATTTATTTGTGGAACAAAGTAATTATCAAAATATTAATTTGTTACAAGTTAGCGATATCCGTTTATATTTGGACAAGCAACTACAATTCAGTTCCGTCGATGAGCAAATTTATCATGAAGCACTTGTACATCCAATTATGTCAAAAGTAATTGATCCAAAACGTGTTCTCATATTAGGCGGTGGCGATGGTCTTGCCCTGCGAGAAGTTTTAAAATATGAAACTGTACTACATGTAGACCTTGTTGACTTAGATGGATCGATGATTGATATGGCTCGTAATGTTCCTGAATTAGTTTCTTTAAACAAAAGTGCATTTTTTGATAATCGTGTAAATACACACGTATGTGATGCAAAAGAATTTTTAAGCTCTCCTTCTTCTTTATACGATGTAATCATTATTGATTTCCCAGACCCAGCGACAGAGTTGTTAAGTACTTTATATACAAGCGAACTTTTTGCTCGTATAGCTACATTCTTAACAGAAGACGGCGCGTTCGTCTGCCAATCTAATTCACCCGCTGATGCACCACTAGTATATTGGAGTATTGGTAAAACAATTGAACATGCGGGATTAACTGTGAAAAGTTATCATACAATCGTTCCTTCTTTCGGAACTGACTGGGGATTTCATATTGCCACTAATTCTGCCTATGTACTCGATCAAATTGAGCAATTATACGTAGTACCAACTCCTCGAACATTGCCTTCTCTTCTTTTTCCTTTATTTCAATTTAAAGAAGAACATCTAGAACAACGTAACCTCGCTCTTTTAAATTCAGAATCAAATCTTATCTTACACCAATGTTACAAAAAGGAAATGGAGTTTTGACGATATCACAGGAAGGAGTGTTACCTTATGGAATATTCTACTTTCGGTAAGCATATAATAGTAGATTTGTGGGGAGTGGATTTTTCCCTATTAGATGATATGTACTTTTTAGAACATCATTTAGTTAACGCTGCTGATCAATCTGGTGCCCACGTTTTAAACGTAAGTACAAAAGAATTTGATCCGCATGGTGTTACTATTTTAGTTTTACTATCAGAAAGCCACCTTTCTATTCACACTTATCCAGAAAAAAACTTTGCAGCCATCGACTGTTATACTTGCGGTACGACCGTTGAACCGCAAATAGCGATTGATTATATCGTAAGTATATTAAAACCAAATGAGATGCATATAAAAAAACTAATTCGTGGTATAGGAGAGATTGTAAATACTGATTAAATACCGCTCTTATTCATTTGTAAAAAGGAGGAGTGTAAATACCATCAGTGGAACGAACATTCCACTGATGGTACAGACACATACATAAAGTGAAACTTTAATTAGTGGGGGTTTTGTTCATCTCCCACTAATTATTAGTTGAACCAATCGGGCCTTTACGGACAGTTAAGCTCCCTCCTAACTTCCTTGCTCCAGCCACATTTTGAGGTGGGAGTTTTACTGCCCGTTAATGCGGGATAAAAAAACCTTGCATACGCAAGGTTCATTCAGTCACTGACATCTTCCTATATAATTCTACAAATTCACTCGCTAATTCCTTCACCGTAATCGCATTCATTAAATGATCTTGCGCATGCACCATCAGAAGGGTAACTTCCGTCTTTTCACCACCAGCTTCTTTCTGTATGAGCTCCGTTTGTACACGGTGCGCCTCTTTTAATTCCTCTAGTGCTTCTTGTAATTTAGCTTCAGCTTCTGTAAACTCCCCACGCTTCGCACAATCAATTGCTTCCATTGAACAACTTCTCGCGTTTCCCCCATGCAAGATTAAATGAAAAGCTTTCGTCTCTATCGTATCCATTGTAGTTCTTTACTCCCCCTTTTCTTCCGCCAGTTTTTGTTTATCCCATATTTTTAAGAACGGTAAATAAATGAAGAATGCTAGCGCAAAGTTAACAAGTTGTAAAATAACACCTGAAATTTTCCCGCCCGATCCTAAATATCCACTAAAAAGAATAGGTGTCGTCCAAGGTACAGCGGCCCCACTTGGACGTGCGACCCATCCCCATTCCATTGCAAAGTAAGAAACAATTGTTAACACAACTGGAACTAATATAAATGGAATTAGTAAAAGTGGGTTCATTACAATCGGCATACCAAAAGTTACCATCTCATTAATATTAAATATACCAGGTGCAATTGACAATCTCCCTAAACTTTTTAATTGTTGACTTCGTGCAAATAGTAACATTCCGACAACTAGAGCAAGCGTTGCACCAGAACCGCCCATATAAATCCATAAATCAAAAAACTGTGCCGTAATCGTATTTGGTACATCTTGCCCAGCTTGAAAAGCCACTCGGTTTTGATCCATTAACGATAACCAAACGGGGCTCATTACACCACCAACAATAGTAGCACCATGAATTCCACACGACCAAAGAACATGAACGAGAATAACTGCTATTATTGCGCCCCAAAGACTAGCACCAAGTACACTAAGTGGCTCCTGTAAAATTTGTCCTACAATATTATGGATACTGCCAAAAGAAGTATTTTCTATAATTAAGCGTAAAATCCAAATAACTGTTACAACAATAAATCCTGGAACAAGTGCCGCAAATGAACGCGTGACAGCTGGTGGAACTGTCTCTGGCATCTTTATAATTATCTTTTTTTGTACAATAAATCGATAAAGTTCAGTAGATATAAGTGCAATAATCATTGCTACAAATAACCCTTGGCTTCCCATTAATACAGCTGGGATAGCGCCTTCTACAAGTACACTCTCTTTTGTACTTGGTATAATATATGCAACTTGGAATGGAGTCGCAAGTAAAAACGTCACAAGCGACAATGCCCCGGATGCTAAAGCATCCACTTTATAATACTCTCCAAGCCTGTAAGCGATTCCAAAAACAGCTATTAAAGCCATTATATTAAAAGTTGCACTAACTGGATAGCCTAAAGCTCTCTGCCAATTCTCCCCAAACAAACCTGCCATAAACTCGTTATATCCCGGTATCGGTAGCGCACTAATAATAAGGAAAAATGATCCAATAATTAAGAACGGCATCGTTAAAATAATTCCATCTCGAATCGCTTGTAAATGCCTCTGCTCTGCAACCTTCCCCGCTATCGGCATCACATACTTCTCTAAAAACCGTATCATCTATCCCACTCTCCTCATGGTTTCATTGACAAAGCTGCTTGCAAGATAGCTTCTCCATTACAAAGTCCGTAATGAACGGATTGAATGACATCAACAGGTATCCCTTTATCCTTACATAATTCTTGCATCTTCGGTAATAAATAACGTACTTGTGGTCCAAGTAAAAGTACATCGGCTTTATCAATATGGCTATTTACTTCAGAACCTGATACAGCCCAAATCTTTACCTCTATTCCTCTTGCCTCTGCTGCTTTCTCCATCTTTGTAACAATCAAACTGGAAGACATTCCCGCTGCACAGCAAAGCAAAATATTCATTCCGCTTCCCTCCCCCTTTTATTAAGCCTAAGTTATGGTGCATCCCTTGCCACCACTAGTTTACAAATATATATGTCTAGATTTCCTGCTGTATGCCGAGCTTAAAAACAAAAATTTCTTGGTTTTCACGCTATTCCATTTATCCGTATTCTCCTAGTAAAGAGGACTCTAACTCGCTATAATGATTCAGTATGAATTTTTTTAATTGATAGGAGGATATATTTATGAAGGCATATCGCTTTCCACTTATTTTATTATCTTCTATCCTAATTGGTGGTTTCATTGGTTATTTCATGGGTGCCGATGCAGTTGCTTTAAAGCCGCTTGGTGATATTTTCTTAAACTTAATGTTTACGATTGTTGTACCTTTAGTGTTCTTTAGCATCGCATCGTCTATTGCTAATATGGATGGATTAAAACGTTTCGGTAAAATTATGTCTAGTATGGCTGGGACTTTCTTATTTACAAGTATTTTAGCTGCTATTTTTATGATTATTGTCGTGAAAGTATTCCCGCCAGCACAAGGTGTTGTACTAGAACTAACACAACCTGACAAAGCCGGCAAAGCTGTTAGTGTTGCAGATCAAATCGTCGGTATTTTAACAGTATCTGACTTCTCTAAGTTACTATCTCGTGAAAATATGTTAGCTCTTATTTTCTTCTCTATCTTAATGGGGATTGCAACTTCAGCAGTTGGCGAAAAAGGAAAGCCATTCGCTACATTCCTACAAGCTGGTGCAGAAATTTCAATGAAAGTTGTATCTTTCATTATGTATTACGCTCCAATCGGACTTGCTGCTTACTTCGCAGCATTAGTTGGTGAATTCGGACCACAACTTCTTGGAACTTACTTCCGAGCAGCAATGGTATACTATCCTGCTTCTCTAATTTATTTCTTTGTATTCTTCACATTCTATGCATACCTTGCAGGTCGCAAGCAAGGTGTACAAGTATTTTGGAAGAACATGGTCTCTCCTACAGTTACATCACTTGCAACTTGTAGTAGTGCCGCAAGTATTCCAGCAAACTTAGAAGCAACAAAGAAAATGGGTATTTCTTCAGACGTTCGTGAAACAGTTGTCCTTCTTGGTTCTACTCTTCATAAAGATGGCTCTGTTTTAGGCGGCGTATTAAAAATCGCTTTCTTATTCGGTATTTTCAACATGGAATTTGAAGGACCGAAAACATTAGCAATCGCACTTGTTGTTTCTTTATTAGTAGGAACAGTAATGGGTGCTATTCCAGGCGGCGGTATGATCGGTGAAATGTTAATCGTATCTCTATACGGTTTCCCGCCAGAAGCATTGCCAATTATTGCAGCAATTAGTACAATTATTGATCCTCCTGCAACGATGTTAAACGTAACAGCAGATAACGCTTGTGCCGTAATGACAGCTCGCCTTGTAGAAGGTAAGAATTGGATCAAAAACAAATTTGCTTAATAGATAGAAAGAGGATGCTCATTTTGAGTATCCTCTTTTTGTCGTTATTTGTTGATAAGTCGATATCCCTTGTCGAAACGTCGATATATTGAAAAAATCGTTGATATATTTGAAGTTATGAACGATATATCCAAAAAATCGTCGATATAATCCATTCCGCCACAAATTTGTTAAAACCTTCACAAATATTCCACACTCATTATCCATTCTCCGTACTATAATCATGTATGGAAAAGGAGTTGGACATAATGACACAAAGCGCACCAGAATTTAAAGTTTTGCAAAGCATTGCATTCCTTGCTGTCGTTTTGCAAAGTTCGTTATTATATACAATGAATCAAGGAAATGTCTTACTTGAGCAATCTCTCATTATGGGCATGCTATTTAATCTTGCAAAATTCTCAGCACCTGCATTCATATTTATCGTTGGATTTCATTTAATTCGTCACTATACAAAGCAATTAGTATACAAAGAATATATTTCTGAAAAAGCCGCACATTTACTCATTCCTTATTTCTTCTGGTCTATTCTTTACTTATTAACAACAAACGATATGATCACATTACAAGGCGGAATAAAAAGTGTATTACTCGGAACAGCCGCACCCCATCTTTGGTACGTAATTATGATGTTCCAAATTCACTTATTGTTCCCTTTGCTGTGCACACTATTTTATTGGTTTCAAAAACGAACAGAAAATAAAAAAGACATATATAAATATATGACCATCTTTGCTTGCCTATATTTCCTCTTAATGTGGTATTCTTCGCACTACATTTTTAATGGAGAGAAATTGACTAGCTCAACCATTTTACATTATACAGATCGTTCCTTCTTCTTCTACTCGTTCTATTTCGTCATGGGAGGAATCGCTGCTGTAGCACTAAAAACGTGGCGGCTATTCGTCATGAAACATATCCCGCTTATCACAATATTATTTTTCATCTTATTTTTATTCATCAATTATGAGTTGTTTAGTTTTTACGGAGCAAACTCTATTCATTTAACTGTTTCTACCTATTTAAAACCATCTATGTTTTTATATATCGTATGCGAAATTATCATACTGTATGTGTTATCTATTATGATAGTACAGCGTCGTGGTTTCTTATATAAAACGTTACGTTTCATTGGAAATTACACGTATGGTGCTTATTTAGCTCATTTATTCTTCTTGCAACTATGCACAAAACTTCTTTCCTTATTCACGCTGCAAGAAAATACTATATTATATAGCCTATTACTATTTGTATTAACGGCCATTACCTCTATTTCAACAATGGTCATTTGTAGTACAATACCATTTCACACTTGGATTACAGGTCCTTCTCCTACAACTAAGATGAAATGGACGAAGGTTGTATTCCGAAAAAATCATAGAAAACTATTCAAACCATATATTTGATATAATAATACGCATATAAAAAAGAAAGCGAGAGACACCTATGATTAATCAAGTTGGACAAATTATGCTATATGTAAATAACCAAGACGAAACAGTACAATTTTGGATAGAAAAAGTAGGATTCCAAATCATTGCGGATGAAAATAACGGAAACGGATTCCGCTGGATTGAAATTGCGCCGGCGAAAGAAGCAGGAACAAGCATCGTCCTTCACGATAAAGCGTTAATTGCGAAGATGCAACCTGAATTAAACTTAGGTACTCCTTCACTTATGTTCTTCTCTAATAACTTAGATCAACTGTATAAAGATCTTTCTGAGAAAAATGTCACAGTTGGACAGATTGTAGATTTACCTACTGGCAGAGCATTTAACTTTGCTGATAATGAAAATAATTACTTTGCAGTAATGGAACGTAAATAAAAAAGAAGCTATCCGAAAAAATCGGATAGCTTCTTTCATTTTAAGAAACTTGTTCTGCATTCGTTTCTCTA
This genomic interval from Bacillus thuringiensis contains the following:
- the exsM gene encoding exosporium regulatory protein ExsM, with the translated sequence MTTHFFARLTGKREVPPVNTEAFGVAEFIFSDDLTKLHYRVILKNIEKVTSCQIHLGKSTQIGPVVFYLYGPLEQGISLNEGSITGVVNVEDFEGPLQGKSFVHLLQEIIQANVYVNVHTKSQKRGEIRGRVRKVKK
- a CDS encoding chromate transporter, with the protein product MKKNKHTFHTLLEIFLVSFKLGLTSFGGPVAHLGYFHHEYVQKRKWMNERSYGDLVALCQFLPGPASSQVGMGVGLLRGGLLGAIISWIGFTLPSVLILVFFASFLNQFDLGSAGWIHGLKLVAVAIVAHAIWGMAQKLTPDRNRATIAIVTAAIALLWPSSWTQVILIIICGFIGWFLYRNQPISQSQNIKVPISKKIAVSCLVLFFGLLLLLPILRPFSYYIALFDSFYRSGALVFGGGHVVLPLLEGEFVQNGMMTKEQFLAGYGLTQAVPGPLFTFASYIGAVLNGTLGAILATIAIFLPAFLLVIGVLPFWNSVRKISFIQGALLGVNAAVVGILIAAFYDPIWTSTIMNAVDFVFASLLFCLLAFWKTPPWVIVILGAFGGYVLSIL
- the chbG gene encoding chitin disaccharide deacetylase, yielding MIKLIVNADDFGLTEGTNYGIIDGHINGLVNSTTMMMNMPGTEHAVRLAKEYNLLGVGVHLVLTAGEPLLKDVPSLVGANGSFHKQSVVREGNINPEEVEREWTAQIEKFLSYGLTPTHLDSHHHVHGLPILHDVLERLAATYNVPIRRCEEDRAVHPFSDVFYSDFYADGVTEDYFVKLKERVQGEQTVEIMVHPAYIDPELVKRSSYVMDRVKELRILTESELPEGIELVKF
- the celF gene encoding 6-phospho-beta-glucosidase; the encoded protein is MTGIKIATIGGGSSYTPELIEGFIKRYDELPVREIWLVDIEVGKEKLEIVGNLAKRMVKKSGLPIEVHLTLDRREALKDADFVTTQLRVGLLEARAKDEAIPLKYDVIGQETNGPGGLFKALRTIPVILDICKDMEELCPNAWLINFANPAGMVTEAVLRYTNIQRVVGLCNVPIGIRMGLAKLLEVDASRVHVDFAGLNHMVYGLDVYLDGVSVMDRVLELVTDPEKQITMENIAALNWEPDFIRGLRAIPCPYHRYYYKTREMLEEEKEASIEKGTRAEVVKQLENDLFELYKDPNLDIKPPQLEKRGGAYYSDAACSLITSIYNNKGDIQPVNTRNNGTIASLPHDSAVEVNCIIMKEGPKPIAVGDLPVPVRGLVQQIKSFERTTIEAAVTGDYHKALLAMTINPLVPSDKVAKQILDEMLEAHKEYLPQFFKKVEK
- a CDS encoding PTS lactose/cellobiose transporter subunit IIA, which translates into the protein MMTTAEQIPFQLILNSGNARSFAMEAIQFAKQGKMAEADEAMVKAKEAINEAHHFQTELIQSEARGEKTAVSVLLIHAQDHLMNAITVKELAAEFIDLYKKLEAKGE
- the celB gene encoding PTS cellobiose transporter subunit IIC, which encodes MQKFIAFMEKYMVPIAGKIGSQRHLAAIRDGFIAVMPLILVGSMAVLVNGLPIPAFQGFMKDLFGETWTQIGAGMWTGSFGVLALMVAVTISYNLAKSYGVDGLSAGIISFGALIILTPTTPKEAGINMLWTGAQGLFVSLIVSILVTEIFRFFVQRNITIKMPDGVPPAVMKSFAALVPAFVILTGVAGIQLAVKLAGTSVHEYIFNTLQVPLQGLAGTLPSAIFIALLVHVLWFFGLHGPNIVGGIIEPLYLPALEKNIKLFQDGTSAFDVPNIVTKPFFDTFVYLGGSGATLAFLVVVLIVAKSAQLRGVSRLSIGPGAFNINEPVIFGTPIVLNPILFIPFVLTPVVLVITSYTAIYLGWVPKTVAMVPWNVPPIISGYLVTGLHPSGAILQLFNFVVAMAIYFPFVVACDRSVIRTEKAAQGNNNSVPM
- a CDS encoding PTS sugar transporter subunit IIB; translation: MNILLCCSAGMSTSLLVTKMEAAAKARGLEGKIWAVSGDAVKNNIDQADVLLLGPQVRYMLSSMKTLADEKNVGIDVINPMHYGMMNGEAVLDHALTLKK